The following coding sequences are from one Schizosaccharomyces osmophilus chromosome 1, complete sequence window:
- a CDS encoding ER membrane DUF2015 family conserved fungal protein produces MASFHLLVSYATIILAIIAGITYATRSIWGPRLRRFRYSPVHDSFESDIQNGLTSNSFDLFQNVLSQDSRAGLDEASSMEIKGIMKKQQCSFDQARLIYLRNTMSRNNIDPSGLPLDSKAITKL; encoded by the coding sequence ATGGCTAGCTTTCATTTATTAGTGTCCTACGCTACTATCATCCTTGCAATTATAGCAGGCATTACATATGCAACAAGGAGTATCTGGGGACCACGTTTACGCCGATTTCGATACTCGCCTGTACATGATTCATTCGAATCTGATATTCAAAACGGATTGACatccaattcttttgatcTTTTCCAGAATGTGCTTTCACAAGATTCGCGGGCCGGTCTCGACGAGGCATCTTCTATGGAAATAAAGGGCATCATGAAGAAACAACAATGCTCCTTTGATCAAGCTCGTCTCATTTATCTTCGAAATACAATGAGTAGAAACAATATTGATCCTTCCGGACTTCCTCTGGATAGTAAGGCTATTACTAAACTTTGA